Below is a genomic region from Lutra lutra chromosome 5, mLutLut1.2, whole genome shotgun sequence.
caagatgaaagaaactatCATGAACCAGGAGAAACTCGCCAAACTGCAAGCACAAGTGCGCATTGGTGGGAAAGGAACTGCTCGCCGAAAGAAGAAGGTGGTTCATAGAACAGCTACAGCAGATGATAAAAAACTTCAGTTCTCCTTAAAGAAGTTAGGGGTAAACAATATCTCTGGTATTGAAGAAGTGAGTATgttcacaaaccaaggaacagtgaTCCACTTTAACAACCCCAAAGTTCAGGCATCGCTGGCAGCGAACACTTTCACCATTACAGGCCATGCTGAGACAAAGCAGCTGACAGAAATGCTACCCAGTATCTTAAACCAACTTGGTGCAGACAGTCTGACTAGTTTAAGAAGACTGGCTGAAGCTCTGCCCAAACAATCTGTGGATGGAAAAGCACCACTTGCTACCggagaggatgatgatgatgaagttccagatcttgtggagaattttgatgaagcttccaagaatgaagcaaactgaattgagtcaacttctggagaagataaaacttgaggaagttactgggagctgctattttatattatgactgctttttaaaattttgttcatggatctgataaaatctagatctctaatatttttaagcccaagccccttggacactgcagctcttttcagtttttgcttatacacaattcattctttgcagctaattaagctgaagaagcctgggaataaagtttgaaacaagattaataaagttctttgcctaggaaaaaaaaaaaatagagtaacgGGAAATGAGCAATATCTTATGTTGCAGGTGAGAATGCAGATTCATAAAACCTATTGAAGTACAATTTTATAGGATTtctcaaaattacaaatgcatcTACCCTTAAACCCAGAAAAAGTCCTTTTCTAAactttctaagaatttatcctacCGAGATATTTAACCATGTGTAAAAAGATATATAGCGAAGGCACTGACTTCAGCTTGAACATATCAAAAGACTGGAATCTACACCTCCAATCATGATAAGACCGGTTAAGCAAATTATAATATATCCATTTAACAAAATAGTATGCAGATCCATGTAACAAAACACTATACAGTTGTAAAAATTGAGACTGCTCTTTTATAACAATGtggaattatttcaaatgtaaaataaaacaaacatgtgAAGAGTGTGCTACCATCCACATAAAAAGGGAATGTTCACATATGTATTTGcttgtatatacataaaatacctTTTGAAAGATATACACATACAATTCAGATAACACTGTTTGCCTCCAAAGATGGGGAAC
It encodes:
- the LOC125101099 gene encoding transcription factor BTF3-like, producing MKETIMNQEKLAKLQAQVRIGGKGTARRKKKVVHRTATADDKKLQFSLKKLGVNNISGIEEVSMFTNQGTVIHFNNPKVQASLAANTFTITGHAETKQLTEMLPSILNQLGADSLTSLRRLAEALPKQSVDGKAPLATGEDDDDEVPDLVENFDEASKNEAN